Within the Pirellulales bacterium genome, the region CTCGTGGCTGAGCAGCCCAACCATTACGACGTGCCGAGCCTGACGTTGATCGGCCGGGCGGTCGACTGCCTGAAGACCCGGCCAACGAAATTCGAGCCGGTGCTGGATTTCGTGCACAAGTGATTCGGAACGCAGTGAACACTGCGTTCACTCTACTTAGCCGCCAAGCTCGCTCGGCGCTTCATGCCGCACGCAGGTCGCCGCGCAAACAAAAGCCGCCGAGCGAGCTCGGCGGCTGAATAGGCTGGAACGCAAATGCGAATTCCGTTGCGGCGACAAACGCGCTACTTCAGCTCGCGAATATAGATATTCTTGAAGTACAAGTCGTTGCCGTGGTTTTGCAGCTCGATCTGGCCGGTAGGATAGATCGGCTTGTCGCGCTCCCAATAGTTTTCCAGCACGACGTTATCCACGACCAGCTCGTCGTTCAGCCATACGCTGACCTTGTCGCCGACCATCTTGATGCGGAACGTATTCCACTGGCCGATCGGCTTGTCGGCCACCTTCGACGGCTTGGACGGATTCTTTTGGTTGTTGAACAGTCCGCCCGAGCCGACACCCGCGGCCGTCTTGCTGGCTGGATCCCAGATTTGCACCTGGGGCGAGCCGCGCAGATAGATGCCGCTGTCGCCGTCGGGAAGAATCTTCCAATCGACGAGCAATTCGAAATCGCCATAGTCCTTGGCCGTGCAGAGGCTGCGCCCCTTGCCGTCGAACTTGAGCACGCCGTCTTCGACGATCCAATGGGCCCGCATCTCTTCGTCGGCTTGTTTTTGAGCAGCGGCTAACGCATCGGGCGTGGCCTTCGCGCGATTGGCTGGTTTTTCGAGGTCCCCTTTCGGCAACCCCTTCCAGCCCGTCAGGTCGCGACCATTGAATAGCGCCGTGAAGCCGGCGGGCGGTTGATTATCGGCCGCTTGCGCGCCAGAGGCGAACAACAGCGCCGCGGCCAACGCGGCAGGGAAAAAGGCCAGCGGAAATCGGATCGCAAGAAGTGTCATGCTCGCGGGTCCACTCAAAAGGTGAGACAGCCGACGAAATCGCGTGCCGACTCGTGCGCGACCCGTACAGCCGTGGGGGTGAGATGAAGCCATCGTAGGCACCCTGGCAGCGCGTCGCAAGTTGGCCCCAGGGGTGAACGAGGGTTGAACGAGGGGAGATTTGTTTGCAGTGGCTTCGCGACCGGCTACAATCGCCAGCGCGAAGGGGACGGATCCCGCGAGCGACATATCCTCCCAAAATTCGACGCGTTATGCGTGACCGCACGTGGGGTGACAGCGCATGGCGAATTTCCACGGTCTTACCACTCTGACCTGCGGAGGTCTCTTCTGATGAAGGACGAACGATCCTCCCGTGCCGGCGCCTCGGGCGTCAGTCGCCGGGCGTTCTTGCAAGGTTCGGGCGCCGCGGCAGCGGCCACGGCCTTGGCCACCGGCGGCGGCGTCGCCGCGGCGGCCGATGACAAGGCAAAAGTCCTTGGCCCCGGTCCGACCACCATCAAGCTGAAGGTCAACGGCGCCGATCGGCAGGTCACGGTCGAGCCGCGCACCACGCTGCTCGAAGCGCTGCGCTACAAGTTGAACCTCACCGGCGCCAAGCCGGTGAGCGTCGACGACTCGAGCGGCGCGAGCATGGTCATCATCGACGGCAAGCCGGCCAGTGCCAACACGGTGTTGGCCGTGGCTTGCGTCGGCAAGAAGATTCAAACCGTCGAGAGCCTGGGCGGCAACAAGCCCGACGCCGTGCCCACGGCCTTCGTTCACAACGATGGCATGCAGTGCGGCTTCTGCACGCCGGGCTTCGTCGTGGCGGTGCGGGCCTTCCTCGACAAAAATCCCAAGGCCACCGAACAGCAGATTCGCAAGGGTCTGAACAGCAATCTATGCCGCTGTGGCACGTACGCCAACGTCATCATGGCCGCCATGGAAGTGGTGAAAGGGGGCGCACGTGGCTAAGAAATACTCCTGGCCCAAACAGGGCACCACGGCAATTCTGGGCAAGCCGACGGACCGCATCGACGGCATGGCCAAGGCCACCGGCGCCGCCAAGTACGCCTACGACATCGTGCTCGACAAGATGTTGCTCGCCCGGGTGCTCGGTTCGCCGAACGCGCACTGCAAGATCAAGTCGATCGACTTTAGTGCCGCCGAAAAAATTCCCGGCGTCGTCAAGTGCATGGCGATGAAAGAGCCCGGCAACGAGGTGCGCTGGCAGGGCGATCCGATCGCGGCCGTGGCGGGCGAAAGCGAAGGGGCCGTGGCCGAAGGCCTC harbors:
- a CDS encoding DUF1080 domain-containing protein — its product is MTLLAIRFPLAFFPAALAAALLFASGAQAADNQPPAGFTALFNGRDLTGWKGLPKGDLEKPANRAKATPDALAAAQKQADEEMRAHWIVEDGVLKFDGKGRSLCTAKDYGDFELLVDWKILPDGDSGIYLRGSPQVQIWDPASKTAAGVGSGGLFNNQKNPSKPSKVADKPIGQWNTFRIKMVGDKVSVWLNDELVVDNVVLENYWERDKPIYPTGQIELQNHGNDLYFKNIYIRELK
- a CDS encoding 2Fe-2S iron-sulfur cluster-binding protein, with amino-acid sequence MKDERSSRAGASGVSRRAFLQGSGAAAAATALATGGGVAAAADDKAKVLGPGPTTIKLKVNGADRQVTVEPRTTLLEALRYKLNLTGAKPVSVDDSSGASMVIIDGKPASANTVLAVACVGKKIQTVESLGGNKPDAVPTAFVHNDGMQCGFCTPGFVVAVRAFLDKNPKATEQQIRKGLNSNLCRCGTYANVIMAAMEVVKGGARG